A single window of bacterium DNA harbors:
- a CDS encoding DUF3089 domain-containing protein yields the protein MTRRLLLPTILLLMATSTLGCRAMFQWWITPAPFDSHTPPPAPDYAELASWAAHPDVSDPADLVPPGSDAVDRQAEAPVDVFFLHPTTYYNGEHFNAPWDDPDAAEITDTGVMATQASSFNGAGRIFAPYYRQMALGGYFTPDKAKGLELAYTDVERAFDHWLNERSGGRPFILASHSQGSRHAQTLLQERFSGEEGRALRERLVAAYLIGGWIPTTKLGAELPLPACETAQDTGCLIGWRTVSADAEPRSEINELEAPETNLCTNPLSWTRGDTRAPASEHLGALPLGQNDRNALPPITVEMLGARCSAGQLQIDPTPEGDGWDVLVRQGNFHVYDYALFTMNVRANAEQRVAAYLASDARR from the coding sequence ATGACGAGGCGTCTTCTCCTGCCGACGATCCTGCTGCTCATGGCGACATCCACGCTCGGATGCAGGGCCATGTTTCAGTGGTGGATCACACCGGCGCCCTTCGATTCGCACACGCCGCCGCCGGCCCCGGACTACGCCGAGCTCGCCAGCTGGGCGGCCCACCCCGACGTCTCCGACCCGGCTGATCTGGTGCCGCCCGGTTCCGATGCGGTCGATCGGCAGGCCGAAGCGCCGGTCGATGTCTTCTTCCTCCACCCGACGACCTACTACAACGGCGAGCACTTCAACGCTCCCTGGGACGACCCGGACGCTGCAGAGATCACGGATACCGGCGTGATGGCCACCCAGGCGAGCAGCTTCAACGGAGCAGGCCGCATCTTCGCCCCCTATTACCGGCAGATGGCCCTGGGCGGCTACTTCACGCCCGACAAAGCCAAGGGCCTGGAACTGGCCTACACCGATGTGGAACGCGCCTTCGACCACTGGCTGAACGAGCGGAGCGGGGGCCGTCCCTTCATTCTTGCCAGCCACAGCCAGGGCAGCCGGCACGCCCAGACACTACTGCAAGAACGCTTCTCGGGCGAAGAGGGCCGGGCGCTCCGCGAGCGACTCGTCGCGGCCTACCTGATCGGCGGCTGGATCCCCACGACGAAGTTAGGTGCGGAGCTCCCGCTGCCTGCCTGCGAAACCGCGCAGGACACGGGCTGCCTGATCGGCTGGCGCACCGTCAGCGCCGATGCCGAGCCCCGCTCCGAGATCAACGAACTCGAAGCGCCGGAGACCAACCTGTGCACCAATCCGTTGTCGTGGACCCGAGGCGACACGCGCGCACCGGCCAGCGAGCACCTGGGCGCTCTGCCCCTCGGCCAGAACGACCGCAACGCGCTCCCTCCGATCACGGTCGAGATGCTTGGCGCCCGCTGCAGCGCTGGCCAGCTGCAGATCGATCCGACGCCCGAGGGCGACGGCTGGGACGTCCTCGTCCGCCAGGGCAACTTCCACGTCTACGACTACGCCCTCTTCACGATGAATGTCCGCGCAAACGCCGAGCAGCGGGTCGCTGCCTACCTCGCGAGCGACGCGAGGAGATAG
- a CDS encoding CoA transferase, with the protein MLDGCRVLDLSDDRGQMCGMMLADLGADVICVEPPDGNPARRLGPFADGEPGAERSLFWWSYARGKRSVMLDRTTDEGRAKLRELATTADVWIESDAPGALAAEGFGYEELASLNPGLIYVSITAFGQDGPKAAWPATDLTLLAAGGPLWLTGDDDRAPVRIRVPQAFFHAGIEANVAVLVALHERQRSGLGQHIDISAQQAVTLATQSDLVAAQVGEAGAQRFAGGLKLGPIVVRFGYPALDGFVSITHLFGSTVGPATARLMACVHEDGFCDDAMRDTDWVDFFALVLAGKRTFDDFEAAKSAIAAWTASKTKQELLALAMERRLLVAPVSTPEDVAKSEQFEERGYFMRTERPDGKGHTVACGPWAKLSRSPLTQGGRAPRLGEHQSEVLEDRREPRAVPAAAGPSGPPGLPLDGVKILDFMWALAGPIATRMLCDYGATVIRVESTSRLDVCRTLRPFAGGVSGEDASVVFHTANTGKQMLTLDLANPEGRQVILDLVQWADVVCESFAPGTMAKLGFDYETLRMEKPELIMLSTCLMGQTGPISRFAGYGNLAGAVCGFSELTGWQDRPPASPFGAYTDYIAPRFNASAVLAALEHRRRTGEGQHIDLSQAEASLHALAPAVLAYTTNGEIWTREGNQDEDMAPHGCFPVAGEDRWIALAARNDHEWEALCEVLGAGSLASDPRFDSLATRQRNAEALDLALAELTTGRDGAELETALIAQGIPAHCVLDSQGLSEDPQLQARGHFVRVEGGSVPTVVETSRSRLSRTPARVPTEFPSLGAGNFDVLSQLLGYDDERFAELAVAGVLE; encoded by the coding sequence TTGCTGGATGGCTGCCGGGTGCTGGATCTTTCCGATGATCGAGGCCAGATGTGCGGGATGATGCTCGCCGACCTGGGGGCGGACGTGATCTGCGTCGAGCCCCCGGATGGCAACCCGGCCCGACGGCTCGGACCCTTTGCCGATGGTGAGCCGGGCGCCGAGCGTTCGCTGTTCTGGTGGTCCTACGCCCGGGGCAAGCGCAGCGTCATGCTCGACCGGACGACCGATGAGGGCCGCGCGAAGCTCCGGGAGCTGGCTACGACCGCCGACGTGTGGATCGAGTCCGATGCGCCCGGGGCCCTGGCCGCGGAAGGGTTCGGCTACGAGGAGCTGGCCTCGCTGAACCCGGGCCTCATCTACGTCTCCATCACGGCGTTCGGCCAGGACGGACCCAAAGCGGCGTGGCCCGCGACCGACCTCACCCTCCTCGCAGCGGGCGGTCCCCTCTGGCTGACCGGCGACGATGACCGGGCTCCCGTGCGCATTCGCGTGCCGCAGGCCTTCTTCCACGCCGGAATCGAGGCGAACGTGGCGGTGCTCGTGGCACTTCACGAGCGCCAGCGTTCGGGGCTCGGCCAGCACATCGATATCTCGGCGCAGCAGGCGGTGACGCTCGCGACCCAGTCGGATCTGGTGGCCGCTCAGGTCGGCGAGGCGGGAGCGCAGCGCTTCGCGGGTGGGCTCAAGCTCGGGCCGATCGTCGTGCGCTTCGGCTACCCGGCACTTGATGGCTTCGTCTCCATCACCCATCTCTTCGGCTCGACGGTCGGGCCCGCGACCGCACGCCTGATGGCCTGTGTCCATGAGGACGGTTTCTGCGATGATGCGATGCGAGATACGGACTGGGTCGATTTCTTCGCATTGGTGTTGGCGGGAAAACGGACGTTCGATGACTTCGAGGCCGCCAAGAGCGCCATCGCGGCTTGGACAGCATCAAAGACGAAGCAGGAACTGCTCGCACTGGCCATGGAACGCCGTCTTCTCGTCGCTCCAGTCAGTACCCCGGAAGATGTGGCCAAGAGCGAGCAATTCGAAGAGCGGGGCTATTTCATGCGAACCGAACGCCCCGACGGCAAGGGCCATACCGTGGCGTGTGGTCCGTGGGCGAAGCTCTCTCGCAGTCCTCTCACGCAGGGCGGACGCGCCCCGCGCCTCGGCGAGCATCAGAGCGAGGTGCTCGAAGACCGGCGCGAGCCGCGTGCCGTGCCGGCCGCGGCGGGGCCGAGCGGCCCGCCTGGGCTCCCGCTCGATGGCGTGAAGATCCTCGACTTCATGTGGGCACTCGCAGGCCCGATCGCCACGCGGATGTTATGCGACTACGGTGCAACGGTGATCCGCGTCGAATCCACCTCCCGCCTCGACGTATGTCGCACGCTGCGGCCCTTCGCCGGTGGCGTGTCCGGCGAGGACGCCTCCGTCGTCTTCCATACGGCCAACACGGGCAAGCAGATGCTCACGCTCGATCTGGCCAACCCCGAGGGGCGCCAGGTGATCCTCGACCTCGTGCAATGGGCCGACGTCGTCTGCGAATCCTTCGCACCGGGCACGATGGCGAAGCTGGGTTTCGACTACGAGACCCTGCGCATGGAGAAGCCCGAGCTCATCATGCTCTCCACCTGCCTGATGGGACAGACCGGACCGATCTCACGCTTTGCAGGCTATGGCAACCTGGCCGGCGCGGTCTGCGGCTTCTCGGAACTGACGGGCTGGCAGGATCGCCCGCCGGCCAGCCCCTTCGGCGCCTACACGGACTACATCGCTCCGAGGTTCAACGCCTCGGCGGTGCTGGCGGCCCTCGAGCATCGGCGGCGCACTGGGGAAGGCCAGCACATCGATCTCTCCCAGGCCGAGGCTTCCCTTCACGCGTTGGCTCCTGCGGTGCTCGCCTACACCACGAACGGCGAGATCTGGACACGCGAGGGCAATCAAGACGAAGACATGGCGCCCCACGGCTGTTTTCCGGTGGCTGGAGAGGATCGCTGGATCGCGCTCGCGGCTCGGAACGACCATGAGTGGGAGGCACTCTGCGAGGTACTCGGGGCAGGCTCCCTGGCATCCGACCCGCGCTTCGACTCCCTCGCTACCCGGCAGCGCAACGCGGAAGCGCTCGACCTCGCGTTGGCAGAACTCACGACCGGGCGGGACGGCGCCGAGCTCGAGACCGCATTGATCGCACAAGGCATCCCCGCCCATTGCGTGCTCGATAGCCAGGGCCTCTCGGAGGATCCCCAACTCCAGGCGCGTGGCCACTTCGTCCGGGTCGAGGGCGGCAGCGTGCCCACGGTCGTGGAGACTTCACGCTCACGTCTCTCACGCACGCCGGCTCGCGTCCCCACCGAATTCCCGAGCCTCGGCGCCGGCAACTTCGACGTCCTGAGCCAACTCCTGGGCTACGACGATGAACGCTTCGCCGAGCTGGCCGTTGCGGGTGTGCTGGAGTAG